A genome region from Alistipes dispar includes the following:
- a CDS encoding ABC transporter substrate-binding protein → MKVLKNLSLMVLLALAFAGCRGKSSQLADFNKQLYAPEYASGFKIERADGRQSVLVSVMNPWQGADSVTTRLFISRNGEPVPEGFDGQVLEGDAQRIVAMSSTHIAMLDAIGETARVVGVSGLDYISNPDIQARRDSIGDVGYEGNINYELLLSLDPDLVLLFGVNGASAMESKLKELGIPFMYVGDYLEESPLGKAEWLVALSEVVGKRAKGEKVFADIPIRYNALKQKVSGAVLDAPSVMLNTPYGDSWFMPSTENYAVRLITDAGGDYIYKKNTGNSSTPIDLEEAYLLASEADMWLNVGMANTLDELKAACPKFADTRCVRNGYVYNNNARTNAAGGNDYYESAVVNPDLLLRDLVKIFHPELVEEDFVYYKQLK, encoded by the coding sequence ATGAAAGTATTAAAGAATTTGAGCCTGATGGTGCTGCTTGCGCTGGCATTTGCAGGCTGTCGTGGCAAGAGTTCCCAACTTGCCGATTTCAACAAACAGCTTTACGCTCCCGAATATGCCTCGGGATTCAAGATTGAAAGAGCAGACGGCAGACAGAGCGTGCTGGTTTCCGTCATGAATCCGTGGCAGGGCGCGGATAGCGTCACCACCCGGTTGTTCATCTCCCGTAACGGGGAACCCGTTCCCGAGGGTTTCGACGGGCAGGTCCTCGAAGGGGATGCGCAGCGCATCGTGGCGATGTCCTCGACCCATATCGCCATGCTCGACGCCATCGGCGAGACGGCACGTGTGGTCGGCGTTTCGGGACTCGACTATATCTCCAATCCCGACATTCAGGCACGCCGCGACAGCATCGGCGACGTGGGTTACGAGGGAAATATCAATTATGAACTTCTGTTGTCGCTCGACCCTGACCTTGTGCTGCTTTTCGGCGTGAACGGGGCCAGTGCGATGGAGAGCAAACTCAAGGAGCTCGGCATCCCGTTCATGTATGTCGGCGATTATCTCGAAGAATCTCCGCTGGGCAAAGCCGAATGGCTGGTGGCGCTTTCGGAGGTCGTCGGGAAACGCGCGAAGGGCGAAAAGGTATTCGCGGATATTCCGATCCGATACAATGCGCTGAAACAGAAAGTGTCCGGTGCCGTTCTCGATGCCCCGTCGGTCATGCTCAATACGCCCTACGGCGATTCGTGGTTCATGCCCTCGACGGAAAACTATGCCGTGCGGCTGATTACCGACGCCGGAGGCGACTACATCTACAAGAAGAACACGGGCAACTCTTCGACGCCTATCGACTTGGAGGAGGCATACCTGCTCGCTTCGGAGGCCGATATGTGGCTGAACGTCGGCATGGCGAACACACTCGACGAACTGAAAGCCGCCTGCCCGAAGTTCGCCGATACCCGCTGCGTCCGAAACGGCTATGTCTATAACAACAACGCCCGCACCAATGCCGCCGGAGGCAACGACTACTACGAATCGGCCGTCGTGAATCCCGACCTTCTTCTGCGCGACCTCGTGAAGATATTCCACCCCGAGTTGGTCGAAGAAGATTTCGTATACTACAAACAACTGAAATAG
- a CDS encoding glutaminyl-peptide cyclotransferase — MKHLIRHIILLCGLPLLLAGCMEWDYGDAVEDFNATGAGLFITNEGNFQYGNATLSYYDPETQQVQNEVFFRANGMKLGDVAQSMCIHDNKGWVVVNNSHVIFAIDLNTFKEVGRITNLTSPRYIHFLSDEKAYVTQLWDNRIFIINPKKYEITGYIQVPDMTMESGSTEQMVQYGKYVYCNCWSYQNRIIKIDTETDQVVEELKVGIQPTSLVMDKNHKMWTITDGGYEGSPYGYEAPSLYRIDAETFTVEKQFKFKMGDWPSEVQLNGTGDKLYWINKDIWSMDVDAERVPVRPFLEYSGTIYYGLTVDPVRGDVYVADAIDYQQQGIVYRYSSEGELIDEFYVGIIPGAFCWK, encoded by the coding sequence ATGAAACATCTGATACGACATATCATTCTTCTATGCGGGTTGCCGCTGTTGCTGGCGGGCTGCATGGAGTGGGACTACGGAGATGCGGTGGAAGATTTCAACGCTACCGGAGCCGGGTTGTTCATCACCAACGAGGGCAACTTCCAGTACGGCAATGCCACGTTGTCGTACTACGACCCCGAAACCCAACAGGTGCAGAATGAAGTGTTCTTCCGTGCCAACGGCATGAAGCTGGGCGACGTGGCGCAATCGATGTGCATCCACGACAATAAGGGCTGGGTCGTGGTGAACAATTCCCACGTGATTTTCGCCATCGACCTCAATACGTTCAAAGAGGTGGGCCGTATCACGAACCTGACTTCGCCGCGCTATATCCATTTCCTCAGCGACGAGAAAGCCTATGTCACCCAATTGTGGGACAACCGCATCTTCATCATCAACCCCAAGAAATATGAAATCACCGGTTACATCCAGGTGCCGGACATGACGATGGAAAGCGGCTCCACGGAGCAGATGGTGCAGTATGGCAAATATGTCTATTGCAACTGCTGGTCGTACCAAAACCGCATCATCAAGATCGATACCGAAACGGATCAGGTGGTAGAAGAACTGAAAGTCGGCATCCAGCCCACCTCGCTGGTAATGGACAAGAACCACAAGATGTGGACGATCACCGACGGTGGGTACGAGGGTTCGCCCTACGGCTACGAAGCCCCGTCTCTCTACCGCATCGATGCCGAGACGTTCACCGTAGAGAAGCAGTTCAAGTTCAAGATGGGCGACTGGCCTTCGGAGGTGCAGCTCAACGGTACGGGCGACAAGCTCTACTGGATCAACAAGGACATATGGTCGATGGACGTGGATGCGGAACGTGTTCCCGTGCGCCCGTTCCTCGAATACAGCGGTACGATTTATTACGGCCTGACCGTCGACCCCGTGCGTGGCGATGTCTACGTGGCCGATGCCATCGACTACCAGCAGCAGGGCATTGTCTACCGCTACTCGTCCGAAGGTGAACTGATCGATGAATTCTATGTCGGGATAATCCCCGGCGCATTTTGTTGGAAGTGA
- a CDS encoding DUF262 domain-containing protein has protein sequence MKLEFSIFVKKHLISSMAGFQSPITIAQAIERIHRNEYLLPAFQRDFVWSAEQIEKLFDSLMKGYPISSMLFWKVKGGTKTDFRFYKFLSAFIQYHRICNDPIPTDNINDFYAILDGQQRLTSLYIGLCGSYAYKDYRKRWDYSESNFPTRHLYLNISRKYTQEESDREFIFSFVDKNISKEKDLFIDKSSEKWFRVGKILALHQDYNYGIDEFAEDNNIDKESKRLLRLLDNVIHTKLNINFYEEDEQKPDKAVNIFIRINSGGTALSFSDILMSIAIANCKQMDAKTEIKNLVEHIRSKGFNISHDFILKSFLYLYHKDVRSLITSFNLSFIELVENNWTRIRDAVSNLFDLLRSFGLTDFTMTSYNAAMPILYYLYHKDIYQDFYKKMGNREDCEIIKKWLFSILLRRAFGASADSVLAQSRRAYTTDITGCYIKETVTLFPAAEINSEIKKLSDVGDDFIEDLLYSQKDSRYSFPILAMLYPNLDYRNNNFHQDHLHPASAYNDLEEKDKEKYGWQVYNSILNLQMLDANENESKNAKPLDKWVSEQTRNKDMQKFMEDHLIPDTDLSLSNFSDFVEKRKTILVQRIKKMIN, from the coding sequence ATGAAATTAGAATTTTCTATCTTTGTAAAAAAACACTTGATTAGTAGTATGGCAGGTTTCCAATCACCAATAACGATAGCGCAGGCTATAGAACGTATCCACCGGAATGAATACCTATTGCCGGCTTTTCAGAGAGATTTTGTATGGTCGGCAGAACAGATAGAAAAGTTGTTTGATTCTCTGATGAAAGGCTATCCAATCAGTTCCATGTTGTTTTGGAAGGTAAAAGGAGGCACAAAAACAGATTTCCGGTTTTATAAGTTTCTATCAGCTTTCATACAGTATCATCGGATATGCAACGATCCGATTCCTACGGACAATATCAACGATTTTTATGCAATATTGGACGGACAACAGAGATTGACATCATTATATATCGGTCTGTGCGGCAGCTATGCGTACAAAGATTATAGGAAACGTTGGGATTATTCTGAATCTAATTTTCCTACCCGGCATCTATATCTCAATATATCCCGTAAATACACACAGGAGGAAAGTGACAGGGAGTTCATCTTTTCCTTTGTTGACAAGAACATATCCAAAGAAAAAGATTTATTTATTGACAAGTCTAGTGAAAAATGGTTCCGTGTAGGCAAGATTTTGGCTTTGCATCAGGATTACAATTATGGCATCGATGAATTTGCCGAGGACAATAACATAGACAAAGAATCCAAAAGACTACTGAGACTGTTGGACAATGTCATTCATACCAAGCTCAATATAAATTTTTACGAGGAGGATGAACAGAAACCTGACAAAGCTGTGAATATTTTTATTCGAATCAATTCCGGGGGTACTGCATTAAGTTTTTCGGATATTCTGATGTCCATCGCCATTGCCAATTGTAAACAGATGGACGCAAAGACAGAAATCAAGAATCTGGTTGAGCACATACGTTCTAAAGGATTTAATATATCTCACGATTTCATATTGAAATCGTTCCTGTACTTATATCATAAAGATGTGCGTTCCCTTATAACAAGTTTCAATCTGAGTTTTATTGAACTGGTGGAAAATAATTGGACTAGGATCAGGGATGCTGTTTCAAACCTGTTCGACTTGCTGAGATCTTTCGGACTGACGGATTTCACAATGACTTCATATAATGCCGCCATGCCCATACTATATTATCTTTACCACAAGGACATATATCAGGATTTTTACAAAAAGATGGGAAATAGAGAGGATTGTGAAATCATAAAAAAATGGTTGTTCTCAATTCTGCTCCGCAGGGCATTCGGAGCAAGTGCTGATTCCGTTCTTGCACAGTCAAGAAGGGCATATACTACAGACATCACCGGCTGTTATATAAAAGAAACCGTGACATTGTTCCCGGCAGCAGAAATAAACTCTGAAATCAAGAAACTGTCGGATGTAGGTGACGATTTTATAGAAGACTTGCTTTACAGCCAGAAAGACTCACGATATAGTTTCCCAATATTGGCCATGCTGTATCCGAATCTTGATTACAGGAACAATAATTTCCATCAGGACCACCTGCACCCAGCCTCTGCATACAATGATCTGGAAGAGAAAGACAAGGAAAAATATGGTTGGCAGGTCTACAATTCCATCCTAAACCTGCAGATGCTCGATGCCAATGAGAACGAGTCTAAAAACGCCAAGCCATTGGACAAGTGGGTTAGTGAACAGACCCGGAACAAGGACATGCAGAAATTCATGGAGGACCACCTTATTCCGGATACGGATCTTTCATTGTCTAATTTTTCTGATTTTGTAGAAAAACGAAAGACCATACTGGTTCAGAGAATCAAAAAGATGATTAACTGA
- a CDS encoding FecCD family ABC transporter permease, with translation MRSRPVILFTALSVLTVGLFLLDLAVGAVRIPVGDVWAALTGGDCPRTTAKIVLNIRLIKAVVALLAGAALSVSGLQMQTLFRNPLAGPYVLGISSGASLGVALVVLAGVGSSIGIAGAAWLGAAVVLLVIAAVGHRIKDIMVILILGMMFSSGVSAVVQILQYLSKEEALKAFVIWTMGSLGDVTVPQLAILLPSVIVGLLLAVWTIKPLNLLLFGEEYAVTMGLNIRRSRGLLFLSTTLLAGTVTAFCGPIGFIGLAMPHVARMLFREADHRVLLPGTLLSGAAVLLLCDIVSKMFTLPVNAITALLGIPIVVWVVLRNKSMTV, from the coding sequence ATGCGTTCACGCCCCGTCATCCTGTTCACCGCGTTGTCCGTGCTTACGGTCGGCCTCTTCCTGTTGGATTTGGCTGTGGGCGCGGTTCGCATTCCCGTCGGCGACGTATGGGCGGCCCTGACGGGCGGCGACTGCCCGCGGACTACGGCGAAAATCGTACTGAACATACGGCTGATAAAGGCGGTTGTGGCTCTGCTGGCCGGGGCGGCGCTATCGGTCAGCGGCTTGCAGATGCAGACATTGTTCCGCAATCCGCTGGCCGGCCCCTACGTGCTGGGCATCAGCTCGGGTGCAAGCCTCGGCGTGGCGCTCGTGGTGCTGGCAGGCGTCGGCTCGTCGATAGGCATCGCCGGAGCGGCTTGGCTGGGTGCGGCCGTCGTGCTGCTCGTAATCGCTGCCGTCGGACACCGCATAAAGGACATTATGGTGATATTGATTTTGGGTATGATGTTCTCGTCAGGCGTGAGCGCTGTCGTGCAGATATTGCAATATCTGAGCAAAGAGGAGGCGTTAAAGGCGTTCGTCATCTGGACGATGGGGTCGCTCGGCGACGTGACGGTGCCGCAGCTCGCCATCCTCCTTCCGTCGGTCATCGTCGGGTTGCTGCTGGCCGTATGGACGATCAAACCGCTCAACCTCCTGCTCTTCGGCGAGGAATATGCCGTAACGATGGGACTGAATATCCGCCGTTCGCGCGGTCTGCTGTTTCTCTCGACGACGCTGCTGGCCGGCACGGTAACGGCTTTCTGCGGCCCGATCGGCTTCATCGGTCTTGCCATGCCTCACGTCGCGCGGATGCTCTTCCGCGAGGCCGACCACCGCGTGCTCCTGCCGGGAACCCTTCTCTCGGGGGCGGCGGTATTGCTTCTTTGCGATATCGTTTCCAAAATGTTCACTTTGCCCGTAAATGCCATTACCGCACTGCTGGGAATCCCGATAGTCGTATGGGTGGTTTTACGCAATAAATCGATGACGGTATGA
- a CDS encoding TonB-dependent receptor: protein MIYTKYILFSLLLVCPSVLSAQGITRRIHQIDEVTVWGKRPMKEIGVQKTKFDSLALKENIALSMADILTFNSSVFVKSYGRATLSTVAFRGTSPSHTQVTWNGMRINNPMLGMTDFSTIPSYFIDQASLLHGTSSVNETGGGLGGLVKLGTTPQVGEGFHAQYVQGIGSFRTFDEFARFTYGSDRWQVSTRAVYSSSPNDYKYTNHDKKINIYDEEKNIIGQYHPKERNRSGSFKDLHLLQEVYYNTLKGDRFGLNAWYINSNRELPMLTTDYGDETAFENRQREQTFRGVLSWDHIKEKWKVGVKGGYIHTWMAYDYRREVAPDNWASMTRSRSKINTFYGQAEAEYSPGRKWFFTSNVSVYQHLVRSEDKNIILQDGNKAVVGYDKGRVELSGSVSAKWQPVEPLGLSLVLREEMSGDKWAPLIPAFFIDGLISRKGNVMVKASVSRNYRFPTLNDLYFLPGGNPDLKNEHGFSYDAGVSFDVGKKGVYKLGGSASWFDSYIDDWIIWLPTTKGFFSPRNVKKVHAYGVEVKANLAVQPAKDWLIDLNGSYSWTPSINEGEKMSPADQSVGKQLPYVPEHSASLTGRLSWRTWAFLYKWAYYSERFTMSSNDYTLTGHLPRYFMSNISLEKMLSFKPLDVQLKLAVNNLFNEDYLSVLSRPMPGINFEFFIGITPKFGKSRK from the coding sequence ATGATTTATACGAAATACATACTTTTCTCGCTACTGCTCGTCTGTCCGTCCGTATTGTCCGCGCAGGGAATCACACGACGCATCCACCAGATAGACGAGGTCACGGTGTGGGGCAAACGCCCGATGAAAGAAATCGGCGTGCAGAAGACGAAGTTCGACTCGCTCGCACTGAAAGAGAACATTGCCTTATCGATGGCCGACATTCTGACGTTCAATTCGTCCGTGTTCGTCAAGAGTTACGGACGCGCCACGCTCTCCACCGTTGCTTTCCGCGGCACGTCGCCCAGCCACACGCAGGTGACGTGGAACGGCATGCGCATCAACAATCCCATGCTGGGTATGACCGACTTTTCCACCATACCGTCCTACTTCATAGATCAGGCCTCGCTGCTTCATGGCACGTCGTCGGTGAATGAAACGGGCGGCGGACTCGGCGGACTTGTCAAACTCGGTACTACGCCGCAGGTCGGCGAGGGCTTCCATGCCCAATACGTGCAGGGCATCGGGTCGTTCCGCACGTTCGACGAGTTCGCCCGCTTCACCTACGGCAGCGACCGATGGCAGGTCTCGACCCGCGCGGTCTATTCGTCGTCGCCCAACGATTACAAGTACACCAACCACGACAAGAAGATAAATATCTACGACGAGGAGAAGAACATCATCGGACAGTATCATCCCAAGGAACGCAACCGATCGGGTTCGTTCAAGGACCTGCACCTGTTGCAGGAGGTATATTACAACACCCTGAAAGGCGACCGTTTCGGGTTGAACGCATGGTATATCAACTCCAACCGGGAACTGCCGATGCTCACGACCGATTACGGCGATGAGACCGCCTTCGAGAACCGCCAGCGGGAGCAGACGTTTCGTGGTGTCCTGTCATGGGACCATATCAAAGAGAAATGGAAAGTCGGCGTGAAAGGCGGTTATATCCATACGTGGATGGCCTACGACTACCGTCGTGAGGTGGCGCCGGACAACTGGGCCTCCATGACCCGTTCGCGGAGCAAGATAAACACGTTCTACGGACAGGCGGAAGCGGAATACTCGCCCGGCAGGAAATGGTTCTTCACCTCGAACGTATCCGTGTACCAGCATCTCGTGCGCAGCGAAGACAAGAACATCATCCTTCAGGATGGCAACAAAGCCGTCGTCGGATATGACAAGGGGCGTGTCGAGCTCTCCGGTTCTGTATCGGCCAAATGGCAGCCTGTCGAGCCGTTGGGCTTGTCGCTGGTCTTGCGCGAGGAGATGTCGGGCGACAAATGGGCTCCGCTCATCCCGGCATTCTTCATCGACGGACTGATTTCGCGCAAAGGGAACGTGATGGTGAAAGCCTCCGTATCGCGCAACTATCGTTTTCCGACTTTGAACGACCTCTACTTTCTGCCGGGCGGCAACCCCGACCTTAAAAACGAACACGGCTTCAGCTATGACGCCGGAGTGAGTTTCGATGTCGGCAAAAAGGGGGTATATAAACTGGGCGGCAGCGCAAGCTGGTTCGACTCCTACATCGACGACTGGATCATCTGGCTGCCGACGACCAAGGGGTTCTTCTCGCCGCGCAACGTGAAGAAAGTCCATGCCTACGGTGTCGAAGTGAAGGCCAACCTTGCCGTGCAGCCGGCAAAGGACTGGCTGATAGACCTGAACGGTTCCTATTCGTGGACCCCCTCCATCAACGAGGGCGAAAAGATGTCGCCCGCCGACCAGTCGGTGGGAAAACAACTGCCTTACGTGCCGGAGCACTCCGCCTCGCTGACAGGACGGCTGTCATGGCGGACGTGGGCGTTCCTCTACAAGTGGGCTTACTACTCGGAACGTTTCACCATGTCGAGCAACGATTACACGCTGACAGGCCACCTGCCCCGGTATTTCATGAGCAATATCTCACTGGAGAAAATGCTGTCGTTCAAACCGCTGGATGTACAGTTGAAACTTGCCGTCAATAACCTGTTCAACGAGGACTATCTCTCGGTGCTGTCGCGTCCTATGCCCGGCATCAACTTCGAGTTCTTCATCGGCATCACCCCGAAATTCGGGAAAAGCAGAAAATAA
- a CDS encoding transposase, whose protein sequence is MGRIRHLYHLIFVTKGRKMTIPTTGKGLMLERMTRIFTGKGCRVHAANAFLNHVHVLVEIPNSGDFSKIVNKVKGATGTVYQKTPEYADFSGWAAGFDSFSVSFSDLHRLRRHIEEQHTIHQEISFEEEYGQLLEENGFDPHQTSVPASSTVHFSANTHPKNGIK, encoded by the coding sequence ATGGGCAGGATACGACACCTATACCATCTCATCTTCGTTACCAAAGGACGCAAGATGACGATTCCGACAACGGGAAAAGGATTGATGCTCGAGCGGATGACACGGATTTTTACAGGGAAAGGTTGCCGCGTACATGCCGCCAATGCCTTTCTCAACCACGTGCATGTACTTGTCGAGATTCCGAATTCCGGGGATTTCAGCAAGATCGTGAACAAGGTGAAAGGCGCCACGGGAACGGTATACCAGAAAACCCCGGAATATGCCGACTTCTCCGGTTGGGCTGCCGGATTCGACTCGTTCAGCGTGTCGTTCAGCGACCTTCACCGGCTCAGACGGCACATCGAGGAGCAGCATACAATCCATCAGGAGATCTCGTTCGAGGAAGAATACGGACAACTGCTTGAAGAGAATGGGTTCGACCCGCATCAAACGTCCGTGCCGGCATCCTCCACGGTACATTTTTCCGCGAATACCCACCCTAAAAACGGAATCAAATGA
- a CDS encoding ABC transporter ATP-binding protein: MIELCDFSIGYAEKRLLDKVDASFKRGQLTALIGRNGTGKSTLLRAIAGLNHNYCGKILLDGHCIANMRTPEKARQLAFVTTERTRIANLRCEDVVAIGRAPYTNWIGRMQPQDREIVMRSLSSVGMEAYAGRTMDKMSDGECQRIMIARALAQETPVILLDEPTSFLDMPNRYELCSLLARLAHAEGKCILFSTHELDIALSLSDRIALIDTPVLHCLPTSEMIRSGHIERLFNNAAVQFDPVSGIVKSMPRD; encoded by the coding sequence ATGATAGAACTGTGCGATTTTTCCATAGGCTACGCAGAGAAGAGGCTTCTCGATAAGGTCGATGCCTCTTTCAAAAGAGGACAGCTGACTGCCCTTATTGGCAGGAACGGCACGGGGAAATCTACACTTCTCCGTGCCATAGCCGGACTGAATCATAATTATTGCGGTAAAATCCTGCTCGACGGACATTGTATCGCAAACATGAGAACTCCGGAGAAGGCAAGGCAACTGGCATTTGTCACGACCGAGCGCACACGCATCGCCAACCTGCGGTGCGAGGATGTCGTGGCTATCGGCCGCGCCCCTTACACCAACTGGATCGGCCGCATGCAGCCTCAAGATAGGGAAATCGTCATGCGGTCGCTCTCTTCGGTCGGAATGGAGGCGTATGCCGGCCGCACGATGGATAAGATGTCGGACGGTGAATGCCAGCGCATTATGATAGCCCGTGCTCTGGCTCAGGAAACGCCCGTCATCCTGTTGGACGAGCCGACCTCGTTTCTTGACATGCCCAACCGTTACGAATTGTGTTCCCTGCTCGCACGGTTAGCGCATGCTGAGGGCAAATGCATTCTGTTCTCCACTCACGAACTGGATATAGCCCTCTCGCTGAGTGACAGAATAGCCCTTATCGATACGCCCGTCCTTCACTGTCTGCCGACCTCCGAAATGATCCGCAGCGGGCATATCGAGCGGCTGTTCAACAATGCCGCCGTACAATTCGACCCCGTGAGCGGGATCGTGAAATCCATGCCAAGAGACTGA
- a CDS encoding receptor L domain-containing protein — translation MRQFWLLLFIAPFLFLSCSEDNQTPESPADADDNFITSVVMTVASQSYTAEIIDNIITITVPYTVSLNNAQVEFKYTSSATIIPDPASITDWDTERTFRVTSYNGEANDYTYKVIKDEIRYEGDVELKTTADVTAFIDTDVTVIKGDLIIGSDAEDAEELSDIAALKILKEVEGNIIIRKSYVGQDLTGLDNITSIGGLQIGTETAFATNSKLQMVSMRSLQHITGDIVVCNNQVAYVQFDNLETIDGNIIFRTSSLQSFEFPKLTTVVKDFDLQCLTSDGEPGGEITSLRIPELTKVNGRLGVNNLGKMISLEFPKLQEVGSVDFASIPIPLETLSLPELSVVNGDLNLVSSYIASDAFTSTGNNKLQEIDGLSNLSIVKGTLTISKFQVLKKLPDWSKLEQLGGLTLLRLLECSDRILDLSKVNFVPFEDNEPLISITDGTIFSKIITKEDMSQVSMFLAPSGITGSSVGIDPELNFKSIKNFKYSSNMTTDPVFQFERVYGNMEIIRGSKKGVSAPNLVSVDGYLSIETTMANNISFPKLEIVGGQLCIIGNLNAVSNYDYDFTNLKSVGCSSNPQYIKEGVINNILYGSLDFMASNKDFTFPSLEHVGGVGMTVRAVKTISCPKLQAIDGTLCAANAASLTTFNMPTLTKLSGVRFIRLTRFVDYTFFKSFVEEEQIKKEDWLVTNCGYNPTYEDMQAGRYTQQ, via the coding sequence ATGAGACAGTTTTGGCTTTTACTATTCATTGCCCCATTTCTTTTTTTATCATGTTCAGAAGATAATCAGACTCCAGAAAGTCCTGCTGATGCCGATGACAATTTTATCACATCAGTCGTGATGACTGTGGCAAGTCAATCCTATACAGCGGAAATAATTGACAATATAATTACCATAACAGTTCCATATACTGTTTCGTTAAATAATGCTCAAGTCGAATTCAAATACACATCCTCGGCAACAATTATTCCCGATCCGGCAAGCATTACTGACTGGGATACGGAACGAACGTTTCGTGTAACCTCTTACAATGGAGAAGCGAATGATTATACATATAAAGTCATTAAAGACGAGATTCGCTATGAAGGGGATGTGGAATTGAAGACAACAGCGGATGTTACGGCTTTCATTGATACGGACGTAACGGTTATCAAAGGTGATTTGATTATCGGGTCGGATGCTGAGGATGCAGAAGAATTGTCGGATATCGCCGCATTAAAAATATTGAAGGAAGTCGAAGGAAACATCATCATTCGGAAAAGTTATGTTGGACAAGATCTTACGGGACTTGATAATATCACTTCAATTGGAGGTTTGCAAATAGGAACTGAAACTGCCTTTGCGACCAACAGTAAATTGCAGATGGTCAGTATGAGATCTTTGCAGCATATTACTGGCGACATCGTTGTCTGCAACAATCAAGTAGCATATGTGCAATTCGACAACCTTGAAACGATTGATGGAAATATAATATTCAGGACTTCATCTCTACAAAGTTTTGAATTCCCTAAATTAACCACTGTCGTAAAGGATTTTGATCTCCAGTGTCTGACAAGTGACGGAGAACCAGGAGGAGAAATCACATCTTTGAGAATTCCTGAATTGACAAAAGTAAACGGTCGCTTAGGGGTTAATAATTTAGGCAAAATGATTTCTTTGGAATTTCCGAAATTACAAGAAGTTGGAAGTGTGGATTTTGCTTCTATACCGATTCCGTTGGAGACCCTTTCATTGCCGGAATTATCGGTAGTAAACGGCGACCTTAATCTCGTTTCCAGTTATATTGCGTCCGATGCTTTTACATCTACGGGAAATAATAAATTACAAGAAATAGATGGACTGTCTAACTTGTCGATTGTTAAAGGCACATTGACAATATCTAAATTCCAAGTCTTGAAAAAATTGCCGGATTGGAGTAAATTAGAACAACTCGGAGGACTGACCTTGCTGCGTTTATTGGAGTGTTCTGATCGAATTTTAGATTTGAGCAAAGTAAATTTTGTACCTTTTGAGGATAACGAACCTTTAATTTCTATTACAGACGGGACTATATTCTCAAAAATTATCACAAAAGAGGATATGTCGCAAGTTAGCATGTTTCTAGCTCCGAGCGGTATTACCGGTTCAAGTGTTGGAATAGATCCAGAATTGAATTTTAAGAGTATTAAGAATTTTAAGTATTCTAGCAATATGACAACAGATCCTGTATTCCAATTTGAACGAGTTTACGGGAATATGGAAATTATAAGAGGTTCAAAAAAAGGCGTTTCAGCCCCTAACTTGGTAAGTGTAGATGGATATTTAAGCATCGAAACTACAATGGCAAACAATATCTCGTTCCCGAAATTGGAAATTGTCGGAGGTCAGTTATGTATTATCGGTAATCTGAACGCTGTTTCTAACTATGATTATGATTTTACGAATTTAAAGTCAGTCGGTTGTTCAAGCAATCCTCAATATATCAAAGAAGGGGTGATTAATAATATTTTATATGGTTCTTTAGATTTTATGGCATCAAATAAAGATTTTACATTTCCGTCATTGGAACATGTCGGGGGTGTTGGTATGACTGTTCGTGCCGTAAAAACTATTTCATGCCCCAAATTGCAGGCCATTGATGGAACACTTTGTGCTGCAAATGCAGCATCGCTTACGACTTTCAATATGCCAACTTTAACAAAACTCTCAGGAGTTCGATTTATCCGGTTGACACGGTTTGTTGATTATACGTTCTTCAAATCTTTTGTAGAAGAAGAGCAAATCAAGAAAGAAGACTGGCTTGTAACCAATTGCGGTTATAACCCCACCTACGAGGATATGCAAGCCGGTCGCTATACCCAGCAGTAA